A window from Theropithecus gelada isolate Dixy chromosome 1, Tgel_1.0, whole genome shotgun sequence encodes these proteins:
- the SPRR2G gene encoding small proline-rich protein 2G translates to MSYQQQQCKQPCQPPPVCPTPKCPEPCPPPKCPEPFLPPPCPPEHCPPPPCQDKCPPVQPYPPCQQKYPPRSK, encoded by the coding sequence ATGTCTTACCAGCAGCAGCAGTGCAAGCAGCCCTGCCAGCCACCTCCTGTGTGCCCCACGCCAAAGTGCCCAGAGCCTTGTCCACCTCCGAAGTGCCCTGAgcctttcctgcctcctccttGTCCACCTGAGCATTGCCCACCTCCACCATGCCAGGATAAATGCCCTCCTGTGCAACCATACCCACCCTGCCAGCAGAAGTATCCACCCAGGAGCAAGTAA